One stretch of Methylopila sp. 73B DNA includes these proteins:
- a CDS encoding fatty acid desaturase, protein MAPDDSRTASLDANQLRGKLRAYHEPSTARSVYEIGLTVALFAGTWAAMAVALNQGLVWLYLLLIAPAAGFLVRLFMIQHDCGHGSFFPRRSANDWVGRVIGVFTLTDYDYWRRSHAVHHATSGNLDHRGVGDIDTLTVAEYRARSPWGRLRYRLYRNPLVMFGFGPSYVFILQGRLPVGFMRKGRTLWLSTMATNAVIALIAGLMIWAVGASSFFLIQLPVVALAASAGVWLFFVQHQFEETHWREGDEWNASEAALHGSSHYDLPAPFQWLTANIGIHHVHHVSSRIPYYRLPEVLRDFPELRAVGRLTFTESLKCVPLALWDETARKLISFKEARLAGLSPSPA, encoded by the coding sequence ATGGCGCCGGACGACAGCCGAACGGCCTCCCTGGACGCGAACCAGCTGCGCGGGAAACTGCGCGCCTACCACGAGCCGAGCACCGCTCGCAGCGTCTATGAAATCGGCCTGACGGTCGCGTTGTTCGCGGGAACCTGGGCGGCCATGGCGGTCGCGTTGAACCAGGGCCTGGTGTGGCTCTACCTGCTGCTGATTGCGCCCGCCGCCGGCTTCCTCGTGCGGCTGTTCATGATCCAGCACGACTGCGGCCACGGCTCGTTCTTCCCGCGCCGCTCCGCCAACGACTGGGTCGGCCGCGTGATCGGCGTGTTCACCCTCACCGACTACGACTACTGGCGGCGCAGCCACGCCGTGCACCACGCGACCTCCGGCAACCTGGACCACCGCGGCGTCGGCGACATCGACACGCTGACGGTCGCCGAATACCGGGCGCGCTCGCCCTGGGGCCGGCTGCGGTACCGCCTCTACCGCAACCCGCTGGTGATGTTCGGCTTCGGCCCTTCGTACGTCTTCATCCTGCAGGGCCGCCTGCCCGTCGGCTTCATGCGCAAGGGACGGACGCTCTGGCTCAGCACCATGGCGACCAACGCCGTCATCGCGCTGATCGCGGGCCTGATGATCTGGGCCGTCGGGGCCAGCTCGTTCTTCCTCATCCAGCTGCCGGTGGTCGCGCTCGCCGCCTCCGCCGGCGTGTGGCTGTTCTTCGTCCAGCACCAGTTCGAGGAGACGCACTGGCGCGAAGGCGACGAATGGAACGCCTCGGAAGCCGCGCTGCACGGCAGCTCGCACTATGATCTTCCCGCGCCGTTCCAATGGCTGACGGCGAACATCGGCATCCACCACGTCCATCACGTGTCGAGCCGCATCCCCTACTACCGCCTGCCGGAAGTGCTCCGCGACTTCCCCGAGCTGCGCGCCGTGGGACGGCTGACGTTCACTGAGAGCCTGAAGTGCGTGCCGCTCGCGCTGTGGGACGAGACCGCCCGCAAGCTGATCTCCTTCAAGGAGGCGCGCCTGGCGGGGCTTTCCCCCAGCCCGGCCTGA